The Salvelinus namaycush isolate Seneca chromosome 16, SaNama_1.0, whole genome shotgun sequence genome has a segment encoding these proteins:
- the LOC120061142 gene encoding glucose-induced degradation protein 8-B homolog, which translates to MMSYMEKPEDITKDEWMDKLNNVQIQRADMNRLIMNYLVTEGFKEAAEKFRMESGIEPSVDLDSLDERIKIREMILKGQIQEAIALINRLHPELLDTKRYLYFHLQQQHLIELIRLRETESALEFAQTQLAEQGEESRECLTEMERTLALLAFDTPEESPFGDLLNMMQRQKVWSEVNQAVLDYENRESTPKLAKLLKLLLWAQNELDQKKVKYPKMTDLSKGIIEDPK; encoded by the exons ATGATGAGTTACATGGAAAAGCCTGAAGATATTACGAAAGACGAATGGATGGACAAACTGAACAATGTACAAATACAGAGGGCTGACATGAACCGGCTTATTATGAATTACCTGGTGACAG AGGGGTTTAAAGAGGCAGCTGAGAAGTTCCGGATGGAGTCTGGGATCGAGCCCAGTGTGGACCTGGACTCGCTGGATGAGAGGATAAAGATCAGAGAGATGATCCTAAAGGGGCAAATACAGGAGGCCATCGCACTCATCAACCGCTTACACCCAGAACTGCTTGACACCAAGCGCTACCTGTATTTTCACCTGCAG CAACAGCACTTGATTGAGTTAATCAGGCTGCGGGAGACGGAGTCTGCGTTGGAGTTTGCCCAGACACAGCTGGCAGAGCAGGGGGAGGAGAGCAGGGAGTGCttgacagagatggagaggacGCTGGCTCTTCTTGCCTTCGATACCCCAGAGGAGTCGCCCTTTGGAGACCTGCTTAACATGATGCAGCGACAGAAG GTGTGGAGTGAGGTGAACCAGGCTGTGTTGGACTATGAGAACAGGGAGTCAACGCCCAAGCTGGCCAAGCTACTCAAGCTGCTGTTATGGGCTCAGAACGAGCTGGACCAGAAGAAAGtaaaataccccaaaatgacagaCCTCAGCAAAGGCATTATTGAGGATCCCAAGTGA